In Brevundimonas sp. SGAir0440, one DNA window encodes the following:
- a CDS encoding lipocalin family protein yields the protein MFRASLIAAVAAVAALPSLAFAQASNVDLNRFDGRWFEIERNHNNVQKDCSRAQIDFTPQGAADRYAITVTCTRRADGKVETLRANARVTDTTTNAKFRFSLTGLLSFGGLAGQNYWVYDHSPDYSWAIMGLPDKSNWWIWHRNQNATQAERDRILSRVRALGFSTSRLVHTGV from the coding sequence CCGTCGCCGCCGTCGCCGCCCTGCCGTCATTGGCCTTCGCCCAGGCGTCGAACGTCGACCTGAACCGCTTTGACGGCCGGTGGTTCGAGATCGAGCGCAATCACAACAACGTTCAGAAGGACTGCAGCCGGGCGCAGATCGACTTTACGCCGCAGGGCGCGGCCGACCGCTACGCCATCACCGTCACCTGCACCCGGCGCGCCGATGGCAAGGTCGAGACGCTGCGCGCCAATGCCCGCGTCACCGACACCACGACCAATGCGAAGTTCCGATTCAGTCTGACCGGCCTGCTTAGCTTCGGCGGTCTGGCGGGCCAGAACTACTGGGTCTACGACCATTCGCCGGACTACAGCTGGGCCATCATGGGTCTGCCGGACAAATCGAACTGGTGGATCTGGCACCGCAACCAGAATGCGACGCAGGCTGAGCGCGACCGCATTCTGAGCCGCGTCCGAGCGCTGGGCTTCAGCACCAGCCGCCTGGTCCACACCGGCGTCTAA
- a CDS encoding M17 family metallopeptidase, which translates to MSVSHPLLVSAQDGDGAIPIRFVQAGGVLEGAARRWGALHGFEGKPGQLLVVPDADGEIGQVVIGAGATFDPMSVRGLSARLPGGLYRLEVAAQDAELATLAFLLGAYVFDRYKARPDRTPVQLVAPDGVDVAEISRIAAACALAREMVDTPAADMGPLQIETIAREIAESAGAEITVTTGDALLEDNYPAVHAVGRAAAPHRAPRLIEIGWKLDRTDLPLVALVGKGVVFDTGGLDLKPAAGMRNMKKDMGGSAHALALGRLVMQADLPVRLVVIVAAVENAVSADAFRPGDILNSRKGLTIEIGNTDAEGRLILADALTRAGEHQPDLTLDFATLTGAARIALGPELPPLYTDDEALAAGLLAAASQVRDPLWRMPLWPGYRGALDAEIADLRNDPAGWAQAGSVTAALFLQKFAPTTGAWAHMDIFAWNPRARPGYPEGGEAQALRACFQYLRTRFC; encoded by the coding sequence ATGTCCGTCTCGCATCCTCTGTTGGTTTCCGCCCAAGACGGCGACGGCGCCATCCCGATCCGCTTCGTTCAGGCGGGCGGCGTGCTGGAGGGTGCGGCCCGCCGCTGGGGCGCCTTGCACGGGTTCGAAGGCAAGCCGGGCCAACTGTTGGTCGTGCCGGACGCGGACGGCGAGATCGGCCAAGTGGTCATTGGCGCGGGCGCGACCTTCGATCCGATGAGCGTACGGGGACTGTCAGCGCGGCTGCCGGGCGGCCTGTATCGGCTTGAGGTCGCGGCGCAGGACGCGGAACTGGCGACCCTGGCCTTCCTGCTGGGGGCCTATGTCTTCGACCGTTACAAGGCCCGGCCGGACCGGACGCCCGTGCAACTGGTCGCGCCGGACGGCGTGGATGTCGCCGAAATCTCTCGCATCGCCGCCGCCTGCGCCCTGGCGCGCGAAATGGTCGATACGCCCGCCGCCGACATGGGGCCGTTGCAGATCGAGACCATCGCCCGCGAGATCGCAGAGAGCGCGGGCGCCGAGATCACCGTCACCACCGGCGACGCCCTGCTGGAAGACAACTATCCGGCCGTCCACGCCGTCGGGCGCGCCGCCGCCCCGCACCGTGCGCCGCGCCTGATTGAGATCGGCTGGAAGCTGGACCGGACCGACCTGCCGCTGGTCGCCCTGGTCGGCAAGGGGGTGGTGTTCGACACCGGCGGTCTGGACCTGAAGCCCGCCGCCGGCATGCGCAATATGAAGAAGGATATGGGCGGCTCGGCCCATGCCCTGGCCCTGGGGCGTCTGGTGATGCAGGCCGACCTGCCGGTGCGGCTGGTGGTTATCGTCGCGGCGGTCGAGAACGCCGTGTCGGCCGACGCCTTCCGGCCCGGCGACATCCTGAACAGCCGCAAAGGTCTGACCATCGAGATCGGCAATACGGACGCCGAAGGCCGGCTGATCCTGGCTGACGCCCTGACACGGGCGGGCGAGCATCAACCCGATCTGACGCTGGACTTCGCCACCCTGACCGGCGCCGCGCGGATCGCCCTGGGGCCCGAGCTGCCGCCTCTTTATACAGACGACGAAGCCCTGGCCGCCGGGCTGCTTGCTGCGGCAAGTCAGGTGCGCGATCCCCTGTGGCGGATGCCGCTGTGGCCCGGCTATCGCGGCGCGCTGGACGCCGAGATCGCGGACCTGCGGAACGACCCGGCCGGCTGGGCCCAGGCCGGATCGGTGACGGCCGCCCTGTTCCTGCAGAAGTTCGCCCCGACCACAGGGGCCTGGGCGCACATGGACATCTTCGCCTGGAACCCCCGCGCCCGCCCCGGCTATCCGGAAGGCGGCGAGGCCCAGGCGCTGAGAGCCTGCTTCCAATATCTCAGAACGCGGTTCTGTTGA
- a CDS encoding C40 family peptidase, producing the protein MTDVLDPLPPGDRLVRPDLAEQALEGLVRADAYRATEAMHCRVAVADILSDVDGRIDQLLHGEIFDVLDRANGRVWGRARRDGVVGWVVLDSLSAGAPLATHWIAAVDAALPLNALVVEAADVAEADLKPIGAFEADLVAVAERLLGRPHELGARSSISTDCSGLVQQALLACGLPGPRRSDAQARLGRAASSSDLQRGDIVVWLAPNDDHDWTGHSALMLDGERIIHATGGKGVVIETLAEVEARLVAEGFATAVFRRL; encoded by the coding sequence TTGACCGACGTCCTCGACCCTCTTCCGCCCGGCGACCGCCTCGTTCGCCCTGACCTCGCCGAACAGGCTCTGGAAGGGCTGGTGCGCGCAGACGCCTATCGGGCGACCGAAGCCATGCATTGCCGCGTCGCCGTGGCGGACATTTTGTCGGACGTTGACGGTCGGATCGACCAGCTGCTGCACGGCGAGATTTTCGACGTTCTGGATCGGGCGAACGGCCGGGTCTGGGGCCGGGCGCGGCGCGACGGCGTCGTCGGCTGGGTCGTGCTGGACAGTCTGTCGGCCGGCGCGCCGTTGGCGACGCACTGGATCGCCGCCGTGGATGCCGCCCTGCCGCTGAACGCTCTGGTGGTCGAGGCAGCGGATGTGGCGGAGGCTGACCTGAAGCCGATCGGCGCATTCGAGGCGGATCTGGTCGCGGTGGCCGAGCGGTTGCTCGGGCGGCCGCATGAACTTGGCGCGCGGTCCTCGATCTCCACCGACTGTTCCGGCCTGGTGCAGCAGGCCCTGCTGGCCTGCGGCCTGCCCGGTCCACGCCGTTCGGACGCGCAGGCCCGGTTGGGTCGAGCCGCGTCTTCATCGGACCTTCAGCGCGGCGACATCGTCGTCTGGCTGGCGCCGAACGACGATCACGACTGGACGGGTCATTCGGCGCTGATGCTGGATGGCGAACGCATCATCCACGCGACAGGCGGCAAGGGCGTCGTGATCGAGACCCTGGCCGAGGTCGAGGCGCGTCTGGTCGCCGAGGGTTTCGCGACCGCCGTCTTCCGCCGGCTCTAG
- the mmcB gene encoding DNA repair putative endonuclease MmcB codes for MSAVAHLELVFSRPETTLSVTRGAARLMMDMGYAPLLEVCLPNGRRADVMAIGRKGDIVICEVKSSVEDYRVDRKWHEYGPFCDAFFFAVAPEFPQAILPDEPGLIVADGFGGAVVRDAPVIGLAPARRKALTLAFARLGAMRTLRD; via the coding sequence ATGTCCGCCGTCGCCCATCTCGAACTCGTCTTCAGCCGTCCCGAGACCACGCTTTCGGTCACGCGCGGCGCGGCGCGGCTGATGATGGACATGGGCTATGCGCCGCTCTTGGAAGTCTGCCTGCCCAACGGTCGCCGCGCCGATGTCATGGCGATCGGGCGCAAGGGCGACATCGTCATCTGCGAGGTCAAGTCGAGCGTCGAGGACTATCGCGTCGACCGCAAATGGCACGAGTACGGACCATTCTGCGACGCCTTCTTCTTCGCCGTCGCGCCCGAGTTTCCGCAAGCCATCCTGCCCGACGAACCGGGCCTGATCGTTGCAGACGGTTTCGGCGGGGCGGTCGTGCGAGACGCGCCGGTGATCGGCTTGGCGCCCGCCCGCCGCAAGGCGCTGACCCTGGCCTTCGCCCGGCTGGGCGCGATGCGGACCTTAAGGGACTAG